In Oncorhynchus gorbuscha isolate QuinsamMale2020 ecotype Even-year linkage group LG02, OgorEven_v1.0, whole genome shotgun sequence, a single genomic region encodes these proteins:
- the smtlb gene encoding somatolactin beta — translation MNNSKALHGCVLLLLWPFQGTTGSMAECQDPGSTHCTISLEKLLDRAIQHAELIYLVSEKSLTLFEEMFIPFQVRIPLTQTGNTCTTSTLSISTSRSEVQENSDKWLLHSILFLIKFWIDPLVKLQTSLDRYDNAPMALINKTKWISDKLMNLAQGVTILIQKMLGEGAVMLEQNNKSLADYPVHFDMLESVLRDYSLLACFKKDTHKMETFLKLLKCRQKGVLGCSLL, via the exons CTACTACTCTGGCCCTTCCAAGGCACTACGGGGTCTATGGCAGAGTGTCAGGATCCTGGTAGCACTCACTGCACCATCTCCCTGGAGAAACTCCTGGACCGGGCCATCCAACATGCTGAGCTCATCTACCTGGTCTCAGAGAAGTCTCTCACCTTGTTT GAGGAGATGTTTATTCCCTTCCAAGTTCGAATTCCGTTGACTCAAACAGGGAACACATGCACCACCAGCACCTTATCCATCTCCACTTCCAGAAGTGAGGTCCAAGAAAACTCT GACAAGTGGCTTTTGCACTCCATTCTGTTCCTAATCAAGTTCTGGATTGATCCCCTGGTCAAGCTGCAGACTTCATTGGATCgctatgacaatgcccccatggcACTGATCAACAAAACCAAGTGGATATCAGACAAGCTGATGAACCTGGCGCAAGGAGTGACCATCCTCATCCAAAAG ATGCTGGGTGAGGGTGCTGTGATGCTGGAGCAGAACAACAAGAGCCTGGCAGACTACCCTGTGCATTTTGACATGTTAGAATCGGTGCTCAGGGACTATAGCTTACTGGCCTGCTTCAAAAAAGACACTCACAAGATGGAGACCTTCCTCAAGCTGCTCAAGTGCCGGCAGAAAGGTGTCCTGGGCTGCTCTCTTTTATAG